One Desulfobulbus oligotrophicus DNA segment encodes these proteins:
- the galT gene encoding galactose-1-phosphate uridylyltransferase, with protein sequence MPELRKDPILGRWIIIAEERGKRPTDFLVEESKVKGGFCPLCPGNEKTTPDEVLVYGRQWGDPNSSGWKLRVVPNKYPALIIEGNLDKQGEGLYDRMNGIGAHEVIIETPNHDDRFTYLPPQDMLLTFLAFRDRILDLAKDSRFNYVVAFKNYGKAAGASLEHSHSQLVALPILPRMVTAELEGSLSYYKYKDRCIFCDIIRQEMQQNIRLVCENDHFVTLTPFAPRSPFEMWILPKRHHSSFVAQDDRSLIALAEIFSETLRRLDACIPHAPYNFVLHTQPLRSGSLDYYHWHFEIVPKLTSIAGFEWGTGFYINPMPPEDTCRFLREVTL encoded by the coding sequence ATGCCTGAATTACGAAAAGACCCGATCCTCGGTCGATGGATCATTATTGCAGAAGAGCGAGGAAAACGTCCCACCGACTTCCTGGTAGAAGAGTCCAAGGTCAAGGGGGGCTTTTGTCCCCTCTGTCCCGGGAACGAAAAAACCACTCCTGATGAGGTGCTGGTGTATGGAAGGCAGTGGGGGGACCCTAACTCTTCAGGGTGGAAACTGCGGGTGGTTCCCAACAAGTATCCGGCCCTGATTATCGAAGGTAATCTCGACAAACAGGGAGAGGGTCTTTACGACCGCATGAACGGTATCGGCGCCCATGAAGTCATCATCGAAACACCGAATCATGACGATCGTTTTACCTACTTGCCGCCGCAGGATATGCTGCTGACGTTTCTGGCTTTTCGCGATCGAATTCTTGATCTGGCGAAAGACAGTCGTTTTAACTATGTTGTGGCGTTTAAAAACTATGGGAAGGCGGCCGGAGCATCACTTGAGCATTCGCACTCCCAGTTAGTGGCCCTGCCTATTTTACCGCGGATGGTGACTGCTGAACTTGAGGGCAGTCTTTCCTATTACAAGTACAAGGACAGGTGTATTTTCTGTGATATCATTCGTCAGGAGATGCAACAGAACATTCGCCTGGTCTGTGAAAATGACCACTTTGTAACGCTGACTCCTTTTGCGCCACGTTCACCCTTTGAAATGTGGATTCTGCCCAAACGTCACCACTCCTCATTTGTGGCACAGGACGACCGTTCCCTGATCGCCCTGGCGGAAATTTTTTCTGAAACCCTGCGTCGGCTGGATGCATGTATTCCCCATGCACCCTATAACTTTGTGCTCCATACCCAACCGTTACGTTCCGGTTCGCTCGACTATTATCACTGGCATTTTGAAATTGTTCCCAAATTGACGTCCATTGCCGGTTTTGAATGGGGTACCGGATTTTATATTAATCCCATGCCACCGGAGGACACCTGCCGATTTCTTCGGGAAGTTACACTGTGA
- the glyS gene encoding glycine--tRNA ligase subunit beta — protein MSELLFEIGTEEIPAGYIQPALDTLATAAADKLSDLGLAFGTIQTFGTPRRLTLTVTGLQSRQPDRSVEHLGPSKKAAVDAEGRWTRAAEGFARSHGVEPDQLQIVITPKGEYLQVVEDVQGQETAVLLPALLESLVHGLVFPKSMRWADYNLTFARPIQWLLALHDGVVLPMTIGGVTSGNTTRGHRFMAPQAVPVTGIENYLRTLAECFVIAEPAERKAMVVEAVKKVVVATAGTSAQPVLHEGLLDTVTNLVELPCAVCGRFDQKFLQLPEEALITSMREHQKYFPVVDQDGKLLPLFVAVNNTRVTDQELATSGHERVLRARLEDGLFFFNEDRKRPLIDRCAELHGIVFQNKLGTMQDKSERISRMAGLLAAQIAPELYDDAVRAATLAKADLLTAMVGEFPTLQGIMGRVYALHDGEKPTVALAVEEHYLPLRAGGKVPHSLLGAIVGIADRLDTLAGYFAIGEKPTGNKDVFGLRRQAIGLIGIVRERNLTISLHEFVTAALLGYGDLVSQDVQIVDEVISFIQHRFENDLIASDCAQEVVEAATVAGFDELTDCLKRIDALNEIYRQGSFRVLAGSFKRINNIIKDNRQTAVDEALLTEPAERALYAALVTAHEKASPLLEQQLYYQALLEMLIIKEPVDQFFDSVMVMVEDIDVRQNRLNLLSALRALVLRVGDISRMHVE, from the coding sequence ATGAGCGAACTTCTTTTTGAAATCGGAACAGAAGAAATTCCAGCGGGGTACATTCAACCAGCCCTTGATACGCTGGCCACTGCCGCGGCCGATAAACTGTCTGACCTGGGCCTTGCCTTTGGCACCATTCAGACCTTCGGTACCCCCAGAAGATTGACGCTTACGGTGACCGGCCTGCAGTCTCGTCAACCTGATCGTTCTGTCGAACATCTTGGTCCGTCGAAGAAGGCAGCCGTCGACGCAGAGGGGAGATGGACCCGGGCTGCGGAAGGTTTTGCCCGTTCACATGGTGTTGAACCGGATCAGTTACAGATCGTTATCACACCCAAGGGTGAGTATTTGCAGGTGGTGGAGGATGTGCAGGGACAGGAGACCGCTGTCTTGTTACCGGCACTGCTGGAATCGCTCGTTCACGGGTTGGTCTTTCCCAAGTCCATGCGTTGGGCCGATTACAATCTCACCTTTGCCCGGCCTATCCAGTGGCTGCTGGCTCTGCATGATGGAGTGGTGTTGCCGATGACCATCGGCGGTGTGACCAGCGGCAATACGACCCGTGGCCATCGGTTCATGGCTCCGCAGGCAGTTCCTGTCACTGGTATTGAGAACTACCTTCGTACGCTGGCTGAATGCTTTGTGATTGCCGAGCCGGCTGAACGTAAGGCCATGGTTGTGGAAGCGGTTAAAAAGGTTGTTGTCGCTACAGCCGGAACCAGTGCACAACCGGTTTTGCATGAGGGATTGCTGGACACAGTGACAAATCTGGTGGAGCTGCCCTGTGCTGTTTGCGGCCGTTTTGATCAGAAGTTTTTACAGCTGCCCGAAGAAGCCCTGATCACTTCCATGCGTGAGCATCAGAAGTACTTTCCGGTGGTCGATCAGGACGGCAAATTGCTTCCCCTTTTTGTGGCAGTGAATAACACCAGAGTGACAGACCAGGAACTAGCCACCAGTGGTCATGAACGGGTACTGCGAGCACGTCTTGAAGATGGCCTGTTCTTTTTTAATGAAGATCGCAAACGACCGCTGATTGATCGGTGTGCAGAGTTACACGGTATTGTTTTCCAGAATAAACTCGGGACAATGCAGGATAAAAGTGAACGTATCAGCCGCATGGCGGGTTTGCTGGCCGCTCAAATCGCACCGGAGCTCTATGACGATGCGGTGCGCGCCGCTACCTTGGCCAAGGCGGACCTGCTGACTGCCATGGTTGGAGAGTTTCCTACCTTGCAGGGGATTATGGGACGAGTTTATGCGTTGCATGATGGAGAAAAACCAACAGTTGCCCTGGCAGTTGAAGAGCATTATCTACCGCTTCGTGCCGGAGGCAAGGTTCCCCATTCTCTGCTTGGAGCCATTGTCGGTATTGCCGATCGTCTGGACACACTTGCAGGGTATTTTGCCATTGGTGAGAAGCCGACCGGCAATAAAGATGTCTTTGGTCTGAGAAGGCAGGCGATCGGCCTTATCGGCATTGTGCGTGAACGCAATCTCACCATCTCTTTACACGAGTTTGTCACCGCCGCTTTACTCGGTTATGGTGATCTTGTCAGTCAGGATGTGCAGATTGTTGATGAGGTGATTTCTTTTATTCAGCATCGTTTTGAAAATGACCTCATCGCTTCGGATTGTGCGCAGGAGGTGGTTGAGGCGGCAACTGTTGCCGGATTTGATGAACTGACCGACTGTTTAAAGCGCATCGATGCGTTAAATGAAATTTACAGACAAGGCAGTTTTCGGGTCCTGGCCGGTTCTTTTAAGCGTATTAACAATATTATCAAGGACAACAGGCAAACAGCCGTTGATGAGGCGCTGTTGACAGAGCCTGCTGAACGGGCACTGTATGCGGCCCTTGTAACTGCGCATGAAAAAGCATCACCTCTTCTTGAGCAACAGCTGTACTATCAGGCCTTGCTGGAAATGCTGATCATAAAGGAGCCTGTTGATCAGTTTTTTGATAGCGTGATGGTGATGGTTGAGGATATTGATGTCCGTCAGAACCGTTTGAATCTGCTCAGTGCTTTAAGAGCACTGGTGCTCCGGGTGGGGGATATTTCTAGGATGCATGTGGAGTAA
- a CDS encoding response regulator, which yields MEKKRILLVDDEESIQLLYREEFEEEGYIVDSALNGTEALEKFRANLPDLVVLDINMPGMNGIEVLRQMKEIKADMPVILNSAYQEYKQDFGSWASEAYVVKSANMDELKATVRKYLS from the coding sequence ATGGAAAAGAAACGAATTCTGTTGGTCGATGATGAAGAGAGTATACAGCTTCTCTACCGTGAGGAGTTTGAAGAGGAGGGATATATTGTAGACTCTGCCTTGAACGGCACTGAGGCACTGGAAAAATTCCGAGCCAATCTGCCTGATCTGGTGGTGCTGGATATCAATATGCCCGGGATGAACGGGATTGAAGTTCTGCGACAGATGAAAGAGATAAAAGCTGATATGCCCGTTATTCTGAACTCCGCCTATCAGGAGTACAAACAGGATTTCGGTAGTTGGGCTTCAGAGGCCTATGTTGTCAAATCCGCCAATATGGATGAGTTGAAGGCAACCGTTCGTAAATATCTCTCCTGA
- a CDS encoding GTP cyclohydrolase, FolE2/MptA family translates to MKDIQSLHDSRRIDIRKVGVKSVTYPIIVLDKACTTQSTLARMNMYVNLPHHFKGTHMSRFIEILNRFHGRFNLKMFRSILEEMKNRLDAEAAHLEMAFPYFCTAGTMQSAPGMERYDCRLHGSLASDFDLVVEVEVPVRLSSQGCHENTADIAGVWGDVTVAVRMKHFLWIEDLIALVGQGVDSQMAQTRTVESMCRCVSAVLQRTDSFQWYKVVVKNRTTGYSTFASYEWPEQTLSRFDAVEETCCRGEFSPAGFFCPHTLPINL, encoded by the coding sequence ATGAAAGATATCCAGAGCCTTCACGATTCACGTCGGATTGATATCCGCAAGGTGGGCGTGAAGTCGGTCACCTATCCGATAATAGTCCTTGATAAGGCCTGCACCACACAGTCTACGCTTGCGCGGATGAACATGTATGTGAACCTGCCTCATCATTTCAAGGGGACGCACATGAGTCGTTTTATTGAGATTCTCAATCGATTTCATGGTCGATTCAATCTGAAGATGTTCCGTTCTATTCTTGAAGAGATGAAAAACAGGCTTGATGCCGAGGCTGCGCATCTGGAAATGGCTTTTCCTTACTTCTGTACAGCTGGAACAATGCAGTCGGCACCTGGCATGGAACGTTATGATTGCCGGTTGCATGGTTCGCTGGCTTCGGATTTTGATCTTGTCGTGGAGGTTGAAGTACCGGTTCGTCTTTCCTCGCAGGGATGTCATGAGAACACAGCAGATATAGCGGGTGTCTGGGGTGATGTGACGGTTGCGGTCCGAATGAAGCATTTTCTTTGGATCGAGGATCTTATTGCCCTGGTGGGTCAGGGGGTGGACTCTCAGATGGCACAGACCAGAACAGTCGAATCCATGTGCCGGTGTGTAAGCGCGGTTTTACAGAGGACGGACTCGTTTCAATGGTACAAAGTTGTTGTGAAAAATCGAACCACCGGTTATTCAACATTTGCCTCCTATGAGTGGCCGGAACAGACGCTGTCACGGTTTGATGCCGTCGAAGAGACGTGCTGCCGTGGTGAGTTTTCACCGGCAGGGTTTTTCTGCCCGCATACTCTCCCAATTAACCTCTAA
- a CDS encoding cytochrome c biogenesis protein ResB — protein MNSLKKNSFTSLFASVQLALFLLFLLASTSIIGTLIPQNSPRAFYIERYGQKTAQFFQLLDITDMYNSWWFLFLLSLFAVNLIVCSMERIPQVFRILRRDSLTVSPDRLQHLPIKKEIQLPISPEAANSRVLTILKNKGWQPRSKNIGASYLTVADRGGWTRFGVYIVHGSILLILVGALFGSSVVARKLLRDPQFAFKGSIMLPEGESTDHVTTFKTGKQVGLGFQLRCDTFTIEHYPNGMPKTYRTRASIAENGQVVQTADIEVNKPLTYKGVTFYQSNYQPYQNYRVILQKKESNMATAAVIVPATQLEWSEAGVSYGIINRESQGEITRRLKIWFTDNQGDPAVFWVDTDQETVIQRPSGTYLLTISQRYASGLQATKDPGVWLVYSGCLLMLVGLYVAFFLSHRKIYVFIQEDGQASRILFAGEANKNKVGFEAKLFELIEESKK, from the coding sequence ATGAACTCCCTTAAAAAAAATTCCTTTACCAGCCTGTTCGCCTCCGTACAGCTTGCCCTGTTTCTGCTCTTTTTACTGGCATCAACCTCGATCATCGGTACTCTGATTCCGCAGAACAGTCCCCGCGCCTTCTATATTGAGAGGTATGGACAAAAAACCGCCCAGTTTTTCCAACTTCTTGATATTACCGATATGTACAATTCCTGGTGGTTTCTTTTCCTTTTATCCCTCTTTGCTGTTAACCTGATCGTCTGCAGCATGGAACGCATCCCCCAGGTTTTCCGCATTCTCCGCCGGGACAGTCTGACTGTTTCGCCGGATCGACTCCAGCATCTCCCGATAAAAAAAGAGATACAGCTACCCATCTCACCGGAAGCCGCAAACAGTCGTGTCCTGACCATCTTAAAAAACAAGGGCTGGCAGCCTCGCAGCAAAAACATCGGCGCATCCTATCTCACCGTTGCCGATCGAGGCGGCTGGACGCGTTTTGGTGTGTATATCGTCCACGGTTCAATTCTGCTTATTCTTGTCGGTGCCCTGTTCGGCTCATCGGTTGTCGCACGCAAACTGCTGCGAGACCCGCAGTTTGCCTTCAAAGGCTCCATCATGCTTCCTGAGGGTGAAAGTACCGATCATGTCACGACCTTCAAAACCGGGAAACAGGTGGGTTTAGGTTTTCAGCTGCGATGCGACACCTTCACCATCGAACACTATCCCAACGGGATGCCGAAAACCTACCGTACTCGTGCTTCAATTGCAGAAAATGGGCAGGTCGTGCAGACAGCCGACATAGAGGTGAACAAACCTTTAACCTATAAAGGCGTTACATTTTATCAGTCAAACTACCAACCCTATCAGAATTATCGGGTGATCCTGCAGAAAAAAGAGAGTAACATGGCAACAGCCGCTGTCATTGTCCCTGCCACTCAACTGGAATGGTCCGAAGCCGGTGTCAGCTACGGTATTATTAACAGGGAAAGCCAGGGTGAGATCACCCGGCGGCTGAAAATCTGGTTTACTGACAATCAGGGTGACCCTGCTGTTTTCTGGGTTGACACCGATCAGGAAACCGTCATCCAACGGCCTTCCGGAACCTACCTGCTGACGATCAGTCAACGCTACGCCTCCGGCCTCCAGGCAACCAAAGACCCGGGAGTCTGGCTGGTCTACAGCGGTTGTCTGTTGATGCTTGTCGGCCTCTACGTTGCTTTTTTTCTATCCCATAGGAAAATTTATGTCTTCATTCAAGAAGATGGACAGGCAAGCCGTATTCTTTTCGCTGGTGAGGCCAATAAAAACAAGGTGGGTTTTGAAGCAAAACTCTTTGAACTGATTGAAGAGTCAAAGAAATAA
- a CDS encoding FAD-binding oxidoreductase, whose translation MTAPSAKNSHRLNSLLAKVAAIVGTANASTDTTDLITYSFDATQQQHMPDLVAHPGSTEEISQIVRLANQERIPIIPRGAGSGFTGGSLPVHGGIVLALSRMNRILEIDTDNLIAVVEPGVVTGHLQREVERYGLFYPPDPASRDFSTLGGNIAECAGGPRCLKYGVTRDYVLGLEVVTPTGSIIHTGGRTMKNVVGYDLTRLFVGSEGTLGIATQIILRLLPKPEARKTMLVAFATIDGAAQAVSAIIRGRIIPATLEFMDHTAIDCVRQATPIDLPPDCRAILIIEVDGARRFLDEQIHTIGEIVQPLDVVATRIAETPAEAEAIWKVRRSVSPSLRRLNPHKFNEDIVVPRSRVPEMIRALDAISQRYGVPIVNFGHAGDGNIHVNVMVDLDQPGMEAKVTQALNDIFRTTVQLNGSVSGEHGIGTAKAAYIGMELDPATLTTMQAIKQALDPNNIMNPGKIFPETTPQVYHGPS comes from the coding sequence ATGACAGCTCCCTCAGCAAAAAACAGTCACCGCCTCAACAGTCTCCTGGCAAAAGTAGCCGCCATTGTCGGCACAGCCAATGCCTCCACTGACACCACAGACTTGATTACCTACTCCTTTGATGCAACCCAGCAGCAGCACATGCCCGATCTGGTCGCCCACCCCGGCAGCACCGAGGAGATCAGTCAGATTGTCCGACTTGCCAACCAGGAGCGGATCCCGATCATTCCCCGGGGTGCGGGCAGCGGCTTTACAGGGGGAAGCCTCCCTGTGCACGGAGGTATTGTCCTGGCACTTTCGCGCATGAACCGTATCCTGGAAATCGACACCGACAACCTCATCGCGGTTGTGGAACCGGGCGTTGTTACCGGTCATCTGCAAAGGGAGGTGGAGCGGTACGGCCTGTTCTATCCGCCTGATCCGGCTTCCAGAGACTTTTCAACCCTGGGCGGTAATATCGCCGAATGTGCCGGGGGGCCGCGCTGTCTGAAGTATGGAGTTACCCGCGATTATGTCCTGGGACTGGAGGTGGTGACTCCCACGGGAAGCATCATCCATACCGGTGGCCGAACCATGAAAAATGTGGTGGGCTATGACCTGACTCGTCTGTTTGTCGGCTCAGAGGGAACTCTGGGAATCGCCACCCAAATCATTCTCCGCCTGCTACCTAAACCTGAGGCCCGCAAAACCATGCTGGTGGCGTTTGCAACCATCGATGGTGCGGCACAGGCGGTTTCGGCCATTATCCGCGGCAGAATCATCCCTGCCACTCTCGAATTTATGGACCATACGGCCATAGACTGTGTCCGCCAGGCGACACCGATTGATCTTCCACCCGACTGCCGGGCCATACTGATCATTGAGGTTGACGGTGCTCGTCGTTTTCTTGATGAACAGATACACACCATTGGCGAAATTGTGCAACCACTTGATGTTGTGGCAACCCGGATTGCGGAAACCCCGGCAGAGGCAGAGGCGATCTGGAAGGTGCGACGGAGCGTGAGCCCCAGTTTACGACGACTGAACCCGCACAAATTCAACGAAGATATTGTTGTCCCCCGTTCCCGTGTCCCGGAGATGATCCGTGCTCTGGATGCCATCAGTCAGCGGTACGGGGTACCGATCGTTAACTTCGGCCATGCCGGTGACGGTAACATCCATGTCAATGTCATGGTGGATCTTGATCAGCCGGGCATGGAGGCAAAGGTTACCCAGGCATTAAACGACATCTTTCGCACCACGGTTCAGCTCAACGGCTCTGTCAGCGGCGAACACGGCATTGGCACTGCCAAGGCCGCCTACATCGGCATGGAGCTTGATCCGGCAACCCTGACAACGATGCAGGCCATCAAACAGGCCCTTGATCCGAATAATATCATGAATCCGGGCAAGATCTTTCCTGAGACCACTCCTCAGGTTTATCATGGCCCATCATAA
- the dksA gene encoding RNA polymerase-binding protein DksA, which yields MDEQNLLRFKELLEGMKVEISSDVEQTLNEMTSQLGNIPDPTDRASIESDRNFELRIRGRELRLMDKIEEALARIDDGTYGICASCGCEIALKRLEARPVAKFCIDCKSRQEQQEKEQGR from the coding sequence ATGGATGAACAAAATCTGTTGCGTTTTAAAGAGCTGCTTGAAGGGATGAAGGTCGAGATCAGCTCTGATGTGGAACAGACCTTGAATGAGATGACAAGCCAGCTGGGAAATATACCTGATCCTACTGATCGTGCCAGTATTGAGTCCGACCGCAATTTTGAATTGCGTATACGAGGGCGGGAGCTCAGACTCATGGATAAGATTGAAGAGGCACTTGCCAGGATCGATGATGGGACGTACGGGATTTGCGCCAGTTGCGGTTGTGAAATTGCCTTGAAAAGGTTGGAGGCAAGACCGGTGGCCAAGTTTTGCATTGATTGCAAGTCCCGGCAGGAACAGCAAGAAAAAGAACAGGGAAGATAG
- the ccsB gene encoding c-type cytochrome biogenesis protein CcsB produces the protein MDSSLLFGITMIAYLLAAVFYLGLLIFRTERLGQIGMLVTLAGVTTQTAALALRWHESYQMGIGHAPLTNMYESLVFFAWCIAGLYLVLEYRFKTRVVGAFVIPFAALAMAYASLSNRIDDQITPLIPALQSNWLIAHVVTCFVGYAAFTVAGGLGVLYLFRAAAEAKQQSKNAASSLPNLQVLDTLTYKNIVFGFLWLSAGIITGAIWANEAWGTYWSWDPKETWSIITWFLYALTLHARFTRGWRGQRIAWLAILGLFAVGFTYFGVNFLLSGLHSYGSV, from the coding sequence ATGGACAGTTCTCTTCTTTTCGGCATCACCATGATCGCCTATCTTCTGGCCGCTGTTTTTTATCTGGGTTTACTCATCTTTCGCACAGAACGACTCGGGCAAATCGGCATGCTGGTCACCTTGGCCGGTGTGACCACTCAAACCGCAGCACTCGCTCTGCGCTGGCATGAATCGTATCAGATGGGTATCGGTCACGCCCCTCTGACCAATATGTATGAATCACTGGTCTTTTTTGCCTGGTGTATCGCCGGTTTATACTTAGTCCTGGAATACCGGTTCAAAACGCGTGTTGTCGGTGCCTTTGTCATTCCCTTTGCAGCCCTGGCCATGGCCTATGCCTCTTTATCCAATCGTATCGATGACCAGATCACCCCCCTGATCCCTGCTCTGCAATCAAACTGGCTGATTGCCCACGTGGTCACCTGTTTTGTGGGCTATGCGGCGTTCACCGTGGCCGGCGGACTTGGTGTCCTGTACTTGTTCAGGGCAGCTGCAGAGGCAAAACAGCAATCGAAAAATGCAGCAAGCTCCCTGCCGAATTTACAGGTGCTCGATACCCTCACGTACAAAAATATCGTCTTCGGTTTTCTGTGGTTGTCGGCCGGCATTATTACCGGAGCCATCTGGGCAAATGAGGCCTGGGGTACCTATTGGAGCTGGGATCCGAAAGAAACCTGGTCGATCATCACCTGGTTTCTCTATGCTCTGACACTGCATGCACGCTTTACTCGGGGCTGGCGGGGGCAACGAATAGCGTGGCTCGCAATCCTGGGGCTCTTTGCAGTCGGCTTCACCTATTTTGGTGTCAACTTTCTTCTCTCAGGACTGCACAGTTACGGTTCTGTATGA
- a CDS encoding (Fe-S)-binding protein, with protein MTTNLKTLEDFQETINQCVRCGACQAHCPVYMETGREGSVARGKIVLAAALLAGTAELDDKMRKEMSLCLLCGSCVMKCPNQVPTDAIVGAVRRQITTDHGLSPLGKGVAAVTGSKTLLKTLSKGASLLSPLLFATIPETSGLRLRFAPESLKMRSLPPIPRRSLFDRIPEFLEGEPGKDTVGIFAGCALTYLYPEVGELLVRLPHHLGYSVFTPKAQGCCGMPACSSGNSHLLTTLHQTNTAAFTDHTTKLILTACASCHGMLHAHPAGDFSPSAAELVDIHVFLHQQGLTDRLAALPRWPQRPRVTYHDPCHLRSAGVTREPRELLQALPQVEFVDMEDAGLCCGLGGTFAVTHPDVSRAIGDRKLNGIKTSGASLIASSCPGCILQLQDIVNRAGLSIQVVHTLELIHQALTEQPK; from the coding sequence TTGACTACCAATTTGAAAACCCTGGAAGACTTTCAAGAGACAATCAACCAGTGCGTACGTTGCGGCGCCTGTCAGGCACACTGTCCGGTGTACATGGAAACCGGTCGGGAAGGATCGGTTGCCCGCGGTAAAATCGTTCTTGCCGCCGCACTTCTCGCCGGTACGGCAGAACTCGACGATAAGATGCGCAAAGAGATGAGTCTCTGCCTGCTGTGCGGTTCCTGTGTCATGAAGTGTCCCAATCAGGTACCCACTGATGCCATCGTCGGTGCTGTACGACGACAGATCACCACTGATCATGGTCTATCACCGCTGGGTAAGGGTGTGGCGGCAGTGACCGGTTCAAAGACCCTGCTCAAAACGCTCAGCAAGGGAGCCAGTCTGCTCTCTCCTCTTCTGTTTGCCACGATTCCGGAAACCAGTGGTCTGCGTCTGCGTTTTGCTCCTGAGTCACTGAAGATGCGAAGCCTGCCGCCCATTCCACGACGTTCACTTTTTGACCGGATCCCGGAGTTTCTGGAAGGCGAACCCGGAAAAGACACGGTGGGTATTTTTGCCGGATGTGCCCTCACCTACCTGTACCCTGAGGTAGGAGAACTGCTTGTCAGATTGCCTCATCACCTGGGTTATTCTGTCTTCACACCCAAAGCACAGGGGTGCTGCGGGATGCCGGCCTGTTCTTCGGGCAACAGTCATCTCCTGACAACCCTGCACCAGACCAATACTGCCGCTTTTACCGATCATACAACCAAACTCATTCTCACTGCCTGTGCCTCCTGTCATGGAATGCTGCATGCACATCCGGCCGGCGACTTTTCGCCATCAGCCGCCGAGCTGGTCGACATCCATGTATTCCTCCACCAGCAGGGGCTCACAGACCGGCTTGCCGCCCTGCCGCGATGGCCACAGCGTCCCCGGGTCACCTATCACGACCCGTGTCATCTTCGCAGTGCCGGTGTAACCCGCGAACCACGCGAACTGCTGCAGGCGTTGCCCCAGGTGGAGTTCGTTGACATGGAAGACGCCGGACTCTGTTGCGGTCTTGGCGGTACATTTGCCGTGACCCATCCGGATGTAAGTCGAGCAATCGGCGACCGTAAGCTAAACGGCATCAAAACAAGTGGTGCATCCCTTATTGCCAGCAGCTGTCCCGGATGCATCCTGCAACTGCAGGATATTGTCAACCGTGCAGGTCTGTCCATTCAGGTCGTACACACCCTGGAGCTCATCCACCAGGCCTTAACCGAGCAACCAAAATGA